Proteins from one Leptonema illini DSM 21528 genomic window:
- the flhA gene encoding flagellar biosynthesis protein FlhA, translated as MDDILKTIRRYAGNSDAVLGLGVVFILALIIIPLPGVLLDLLIGISLLTGLLILLTALSSTSPADFSSFPTLLLITTIYRIAVNISTTRLILTKGAAADSSMITAFGTFVVGGGGSTSGLVVGVVIFVILTLVQIIVITKGATRVSEVAARFALDSLPGKQLAIDADQTAGYIDEKEARRRRQLLQKEMDFYGSMDGASKFVQGDVRLGLIVTAVNIIGGIVIGLTLMGMNFTDALEVYTRFTIGDGLVSQIPALLISTATGIIVSRSAADESLPEELKKQLLASPTTLYITGGLLVLSGFIPGFPTTALFILGGGLIFLAYRVDKAAKVLVEQQKKEETQKKEETKPESYLEHLKSEPLEVEVGYNLIPLVDPKSGGTLLEQVSRLRRRFAMDLGLIVPPVRIRDNMNLEADEYAIRLHGTTIAQSSVEPDHLLAINTGRTRGPIEGLTEIREPTYNLPAYWITPDRKSEAEGLDYDVVDPSTVIATHLSGMIQQNSQEIMGRQQIKSIVDTVREENPVVVDEVLSEKKVGLGTIQIVLQSLLKENVSIRNMSRIMEAIASNADRSQGDPYLLTESVRQSLRRQIIAEYQDDKRTIRCISVHPDIDRRLREGIHRDPEEGFIMALKPDFQQALQQALAEEVSKANQQGYFPLFLASRSIRAGLFTLLERLFPQRNFAVLAHEEITNETNVEAVSIMNLRKAEESVA; from the coding sequence GTGGATGACATCTTAAAAACGATACGCCGCTACGCGGGCAACAGCGATGCCGTCCTTGGATTAGGCGTCGTCTTTATCCTGGCGCTTATCATCATTCCGTTGCCTGGAGTGCTGCTCGATCTTCTGATCGGCATCAGCCTTCTTACCGGATTGCTGATTCTTCTGACGGCGCTTTCCAGCACGAGCCCGGCCGATTTCAGCAGCTTTCCGACCCTGCTTTTGATTACGACGATCTATCGTATCGCCGTGAACATCTCGACGACCCGACTCATTCTCACGAAAGGAGCAGCCGCCGATTCTTCGATGATCACAGCATTCGGTACGTTCGTCGTGGGTGGCGGCGGTTCGACGTCGGGGCTTGTTGTGGGAGTCGTGATCTTCGTTATCCTGACCCTCGTTCAGATCATCGTCATTACAAAGGGCGCCACTCGTGTCTCTGAAGTGGCCGCAAGGTTCGCCCTTGATTCGTTACCCGGTAAGCAGCTTGCCATCGATGCCGATCAGACGGCCGGTTATATCGACGAGAAAGAGGCGCGTCGTCGCCGCCAGCTTTTACAGAAAGAGATGGATTTTTACGGTTCGATGGACGGTGCTTCAAAATTCGTTCAGGGCGACGTCCGTCTCGGGCTGATCGTCACCGCCGTAAACATCATCGGAGGCATCGTTATCGGTCTTACGCTCATGGGCATGAACTTCACCGATGCTCTTGAGGTGTATACGCGCTTCACGATCGGTGACGGTCTTGTTTCGCAGATCCCGGCGCTTCTGATCTCCACTGCCACAGGTATTATCGTTTCACGTTCGGCGGCCGATGAATCGCTGCCCGAAGAATTGAAGAAGCAGCTGCTTGCCTCACCGACGACGCTTTATATTACGGGTGGCCTGCTTGTACTCTCGGGTTTTATTCCTGGCTTTCCGACGACGGCTCTCTTTATACTGGGCGGAGGTCTGATCTTTCTTGCCTACCGCGTCGATAAGGCGGCAAAGGTTCTTGTCGAACAACAGAAGAAAGAAGAGACGCAGAAGAAAGAAGAGACGAAACCCGAGTCCTATCTCGAACACCTGAAATCCGAGCCTCTTGAGGTGGAAGTGGGGTATAACCTGATTCCGCTTGTGGATCCAAAATCGGGCGGTACTCTGCTTGAGCAGGTTTCGCGTCTGCGTCGTCGCTTTGCGATGGATCTGGGCCTGATCGTTCCTCCTGTGCGGATTCGCGACAACATGAACCTTGAGGCCGACGAGTATGCGATCCGGCTGCATGGCACGACGATCGCTCAGTCGAGCGTCGAGCCCGATCATCTGCTTGCGATCAATACGGGACGCACGAGAGGCCCGATCGAAGGACTGACCGAGATTCGCGAGCCCACGTATAACCTGCCGGCCTACTGGATCACTCCGGATCGCAAGAGCGAGGCCGAAGGCCTTGATTACGACGTCGTCGATCCGTCTACGGTCATCGCCACGCATCTGTCGGGCATGATCCAGCAGAACAGTCAGGAGATCATGGGACGCCAGCAGATCAAAAGCATCGTCGATACCGTCCGCGAAGAGAATCCCGTCGTCGTCGACGAAGTGCTTTCCGAGAAGAAGGTCGGCCTGGGAACGATTCAGATCGTCTTGCAGAGCCTTCTCAAAGAAAACGTCTCGATTCGCAATATGTCACGCATTATGGAAGCCATCGCATCAAACGCCGATCGTTCGCAGGGCGACCCCTATCTGTTAACCGAATCGGTGCGCCAGTCTTTGCGCCGACAGATCATCGCCGAGTATCAGGACGACAAGCGCACGATTCGCTGCATCTCGGTACATCCCGATATCGATCGCAGGCTGCGTGAAGGCATTCACCGAGATCCCGAAGAGGGCTTTATTATGGCGCTGAAACCCGATTTTCAACAGGCGCTTCAGCAGGCCCTGGCCGAAGAGGTGTCAAAGGCGAATCAGCAGGGCTACTTCCCGCTATTTCTGGCGAGTCGCTCGATTCGCGCCGGTCTTTTCACGCTGCTGGAGCGTCTCTTTCCGCAGCGTAACTTTGCCGTTCTGGCTCATGAAGAGATCACGAACGAAACCAACGTTGAGGCCGTATCGATTATGAATCTGCGCAAGGCCGAGGAATCCGTCGCATGA
- a CDS encoding EscU/YscU/HrcU family type III secretion system export apparatus switch protein produces MTPTFLDQDFLEWKNRPVESGFFALSVLSYPDVFIDLQRFAAEDEGRTEDPTERRKREERERGNVPRSQDLPGALVLLGSAVMLFLFAGFMAERIFQVFRIYLSRIASVGTGFGEEEVRLLLRDFFFQTGAIIFPVLIIAMILGIVGNLVQVGFMFTTRPLEFQLERLIPDFKRVLPVRRNFVNLLKVLVQVIAVGFLAYLIVIDDLIPMLKTSGMELRGAVALFGSIAFKLLIATGVFLLAIAIPDYYYQRFEYLENLKMSISDVKRELKEDVGDPMLRQRQRERAMQMRQNRQMLDEVPTADVIVTNPTHFAVALRYDPLQASAPLVVAKGQDSLALMIRRIARENGVHIEENPPLARALYDQVEIGEEIPENFFRSIVLIFQKLERFRRMAR; encoded by the coding sequence ATGACCCCGACGTTCCTTGATCAAGATTTCCTTGAATGGAAGAACAGGCCGGTTGAATCCGGATTTTTCGCGTTATCCGTCCTTTCGTATCCCGACGTCTTTATCGATCTGCAGCGTTTCGCGGCCGAAGATGAGGGACGTACCGAAGATCCGACGGAAAGGCGCAAGCGTGAGGAGCGGGAACGCGGTAATGTTCCGCGCTCACAGGATCTGCCCGGAGCCCTTGTGCTTCTCGGTTCTGCCGTGATGCTCTTTCTGTTTGCCGGTTTTATGGCCGAGCGTATCTTTCAGGTCTTTCGCATCTATCTGAGCCGCATCGCCTCGGTAGGCACGGGATTCGGTGAAGAAGAGGTGCGACTGCTCCTGCGCGATTTCTTTTTTCAGACAGGTGCGATTATCTTTCCGGTTCTGATCATAGCCATGATCCTCGGTATCGTCGGCAATCTCGTTCAGGTCGGATTCATGTTCACGACGCGACCGCTTGAGTTTCAGCTGGAGCGTCTGATTCCCGATTTCAAGCGTGTGCTTCCGGTGCGCCGCAACTTTGTGAATCTGCTCAAAGTGCTCGTACAGGTAATCGCCGTCGGCTTTCTCGCGTATCTTATCGTTATTGATGACCTGATCCCGATGCTCAAGACGTCGGGCATGGAGCTGCGCGGAGCGGTGGCTTTATTTGGTAGCATCGCCTTCAAGCTGTTGATCGCCACGGGCGTCTTTCTTCTCGCGATCGCCATTCCCGATTATTATTACCAGCGGTTCGAATACCTTGAGAACCTGAAGATGTCCATCTCAGACGTGAAGCGTGAATTGAAAGAGGACGTGGGCGATCCGATGCTGCGACAGCGGCAGCGTGAGCGGGCGATGCAGATGCGACAGAACCGACAAATGCTCGATGAAGTGCCGACGGCGGACGTCATCGTGACGAACCCGACGCACTTCGCCGTCGCTCTGCGTTATGATCCGCTTCAGGCCTCGGCGCCGCTTGTTGTGGCCAAAGGGCAGGATAGCCTTGCGCTGATGATCCGGCGCATCGCTCGCGAGAACGGCGTTCATATAGAAGAGAATCCGCCGCTTGCGAGGGCGCTTTATGATCAGGTGGAGATCGGCGAAGAGATTCCCGAGAACTTCTTTCGCTCGATCGTTCTAATATTCCAGAAACTGGAGCGGTTCCGTCGAATGGCGCGGTGA
- the fliR gene encoding flagellar biosynthetic protein FliR: MQLAAYSDGFWSWLLVFARTTGLLFTMPILSAEGVPYRVRAILALFIAGVLYPVVRNFLSATSFDAMPLYILEIASQAFIGVMIGYLLQIVFAAFILAGEFFSIQMGVSFSEVLDPQAQVSIPILGTLKNMIAILLFLSVDFELDGYYVPAYLHVFRALSYSFQQAPTLVLDIQTMGGLLAYVDQAFGVMFLTALRIGLPLTGILFITSVALGVAGKAAPQLNLMNMGLQINVMVGLVILAVLMPVIIPLMRDSFQHMYDLIGEMLNAWPKGAT; encoded by the coding sequence ATGCAGCTTGCGGCCTACAGCGACGGATTCTGGAGCTGGTTGCTCGTCTTCGCAAGAACGACGGGCCTTCTCTTTACTATGCCCATTCTGTCGGCGGAGGGCGTTCCGTATCGCGTGCGCGCCATCCTTGCGCTTTTTATCGCCGGAGTGCTGTATCCCGTCGTGCGCAACTTTCTGTCGGCGACGTCGTTTGATGCGATGCCGTTATACATTCTCGAGATCGCCTCGCAGGCCTTCATCGGCGTCATGATCGGCTATCTGTTGCAGATCGTATTTGCCGCCTTTATCCTGGCTGGCGAATTCTTCAGTATTCAGATGGGCGTATCGTTTTCTGAGGTTCTTGATCCGCAGGCGCAGGTTTCGATTCCGATTCTGGGCACGCTCAAGAATATGATCGCCATCCTGCTTTTTCTTTCGGTCGACTTCGAGCTCGACGGCTATTACGTACCGGCGTATCTGCACGTCTTTCGCGCCCTCAGCTATTCGTTTCAGCAGGCGCCTACGTTGGTGCTTGATATTCAAACGATGGGCGGACTTCTGGCCTACGTCGACCAGGCCTTCGGAGTGATGTTCCTGACGGCGCTGCGTATCGGGCTGCCTCTAACTGGCATCCTCTTTATTACGTCGGTGGCGCTCGGTGTGGCGGGCAAGGCCGCGCCGCAGCTCAATCTGATGAACATGGGCCTTCAGATCAACGTCATGGTCGGGCTTGTTATCCTGGCCGTGCTCATGCCCGTGATCATACCGCTCATGCGCGATTCGTTCCAGCACATGTATGATTTGATCGGCGAGATGCTGAACGCATGGCCGAAGGGGGCGACATGA
- the fliQ gene encoding flagellar biosynthesis protein FliQ — MQETDVIKIIYDALIVTLKISAPVLIFSMVTGLVISVLQTTTSIQEQTLTFVPKLVSVFLAIMLFAAYILHTTVDYTKEMFALIARF; from the coding sequence ATGCAGGAAACCGACGTCATTAAAATCATCTACGACGCTCTGATCGTAACGCTGAAGATCTCGGCGCCCGTGCTTATCTTCAGCATGGTGACCGGACTCGTCATCTCGGTGCTTCAGACGACGACGTCGATTCAGGAGCAGACGCTGACCTTCGTGCCGAAACTGGTGTCGGTCTTTCTCGCCATCATGCTGTTCGCAGCCTACATCCTGCATACGACGGTCGATTATACGAAGGAGATGTTCGCTCTGATCGCGAGGTTCTGA
- the fliP gene encoding flagellar type III secretion system pore protein FliP (The bacterial flagellar biogenesis protein FliP forms a type III secretion system (T3SS)-type pore required for flagellar assembly.) gives MKRRVVLFLVSLAALLIADPLLAQEIPGLPIPVLDNVRAARSGQEASTSLALIMLVTVLSLAPALIMMMTSFTKVVIVFDFVRRALALQNMPPNQVLFGLALFLTFFIMAPTFREFNQTALTPYISGDKMSTPTFIEKGMVPFRKFMIKQIGKDGAKEIALFTKLSGKNLKDIKSVDDIDSYILIPAFMLSEIKKAFIIGILIFIPFIVIDLVVASTLMSMGMIMLPPAMISMPFKIILFILVDGWHLITYNLVQSYVM, from the coding sequence ATGAAACGCAGAGTCGTCCTATTTCTCGTCAGCCTGGCAGCGCTGCTGATTGCCGATCCTCTGCTTGCGCAGGAGATCCCGGGCCTTCCCATACCTGTCCTCGATAACGTGCGCGCCGCTCGCAGCGGACAGGAGGCGTCGACGTCTCTTGCCCTGATCATGCTTGTTACGGTGCTCAGCCTGGCGCCGGCCCTGATCATGATGATGACGTCCTTTACGAAGGTCGTCATCGTTTTTGACTTCGTGCGTCGCGCCCTTGCGCTACAGAACATGCCGCCGAATCAGGTGCTTTTCGGTCTGGCGCTTTTTCTGACGTTCTTTATCATGGCGCCGACGTTTCGCGAGTTTAACCAGACGGCGCTCACGCCTTATATCAGCGGCGATAAGATGAGCACTCCGACCTTTATCGAGAAGGGCATGGTTCCGTTCCGCAAGTTCATGATCAAGCAGATCGGCAAGGATGGGGCGAAGGAGATCGCTCTCTTCACAAAGCTTTCGGGAAAGAACCTCAAGGACATCAAATCGGTCGATGATATCGATTCGTACATTCTAATTCCGGCATTCATGTTGAGCGAGATCAAGAAGGCCTTTATCATCGGCATCCTGATTTTTATTCCGTTTATCGTCATCGATCTTGTCGTCGCCTCGACGCTGATGTCGATGGGTATGATCATGCTACCGCCGGCAATGATCTCGATGCCTTTTAAGATCATCCTCTTCATCCTTGTAGACGGATGGCATCTGATCACCTACAACCTTGTGCAATCTTACGTGATGTGA
- a CDS encoding FliO/MopB family protein produces MRRTLSVFLLIALFPGLLLAQEKPSRERREERRERPESREKREDPAPRNPQERAQEKAIEESWMKELQGEGAPAQESESEQPAAQPGTAEPEATQPATPPGALFADDAAPSFIGLLFRFVLIAGLMGGGLYLFVRFFKKKAGILHPQEGPVEVLASVPLMPGKFLQIVDLAGQLLVLGVSEQGVRLVYEIDSATTAERIRLWHQSRPKPTATSLLDAVQKSIKQGEFKFWGGERVKDRPDFMDLLNGEKTGEDVPPDRLKDLLQMQNRKIRRSTKPEQEEPER; encoded by the coding sequence ATGCGCCGTACGCTTTCCGTTTTTCTTCTGATTGCACTTTTTCCGGGCCTGCTTCTGGCGCAGGAGAAGCCTTCTCGTGAGCGCAGAGAGGAGCGGCGCGAGAGACCTGAGTCTCGTGAGAAGCGAGAGGACCCCGCTCCGCGCAATCCGCAGGAGAGGGCGCAGGAGAAGGCTATCGAAGAGAGCTGGATGAAGGAGCTTCAGGGTGAGGGAGCGCCGGCGCAGGAGTCGGAATCCGAGCAGCCCGCTGCGCAGCCCGGTACCGCAGAACCGGAAGCGACGCAACCCGCAACTCCGCCAGGTGCGCTCTTTGCCGATGATGCGGCGCCGTCGTTTATCGGACTTCTTTTTCGCTTTGTTTTGATTGCCGGATTGATGGGCGGCGGTCTCTATCTCTTTGTTCGCTTCTTCAAAAAGAAGGCAGGCATCCTGCATCCACAAGAAGGGCCTGTGGAGGTGCTTGCATCGGTGCCGCTTATGCCGGGTAAGTTCTTGCAGATCGTCGATCTTGCGGGGCAGCTGCTTGTGCTTGGCGTGTCAGAGCAGGGCGTGCGTCTCGTCTATGAGATCGACAGTGCGACGACGGCGGAGCGCATTCGTCTGTGGCATCAGAGCCGTCCGAAGCCGACGGCAACCTCGCTGCTTGATGCCGTGCAGAAATCGATCAAGCAGGGCGAGTTCAAGTTCTGGGGCGGCGAGCGAGTGAAGGATCGTCCCGATTTCATGGATCTTCTGAATGGCGAGAAGACGGGCGAGGACGTTCCGCCCGATCGCCTGAAAGATCTGCTGCAGATGCAGAACCGAAAGATCCGGCGATCGACGAAGCCAGAGCAGGAAGAGCCGGAGCGTTAG
- a CDS encoding FitA-like ribbon-helix-helix domain-containing protein has product MAILQVRDIDDRLYSLLRDRARLENRSISQEVVTILEAYLANPAMHSANPTRDFLSLTGSWEDNRSSAEIVQEIRRMRKNSRRFEDADVLFD; this is encoded by the coding sequence ATGGCAATACTACAGGTAAGAGATATTGATGACCGACTCTACTCTCTTCTGCGCGACAGGGCGAGGCTGGAGAACAGGTCCATCAGTCAGGAGGTGGTAACGATTCTCGAAGCATATCTGGCCAATCCGGCAATGCATTCGGCCAATCCAACACGCGACTTCCTGTCGCTAACCGGATCATGGGAAGATAATCGTTCGTCGGCCGAGATAGTTCAAGAGATCAGGCGGATGAGGAAAAACAGCCGACGCTTTGAGGATGCCGATGTCCTATTTGATTGA
- a CDS encoding type II toxin-antitoxin system VapC family toxin, giving the protein MSYLIDTDIIIYSIKGNSTVHDNFSRNEKIPKSISVITYGELLSGAKKSQNPARNLAVVYRIRELFPVIDVDRAVIETFSDLKARGQRTGSVVDDMDLLIAATALTYNLTLVTNNIKHFQKIEGLKIENWSKP; this is encoded by the coding sequence ATGTCCTATTTGATTGATACGGATATCATCATTTACAGCATTAAGGGAAATTCTACCGTTCATGACAATTTCTCCCGGAACGAGAAGATCCCCAAGTCCATCTCGGTTATCACATACGGAGAGCTTTTATCTGGAGCAAAGAAATCGCAAAACCCGGCCAGGAACCTTGCCGTCGTTTATCGTATTCGCGAGTTATTCCCTGTCATCGATGTAGATAGAGCCGTCATCGAAACGTTCAGTGATCTCAAAGCTCGAGGCCAGAGGACAGGCAGCGTCGTCGATGACATGGACCTTTTGATTGCAGCAACGGCGCTGACTTACAATCTAACGCTTGTCACAAACAACATAAAGCATTTTCAAAAGATCGAAGGCTTGAAGATCGAAAACTGGAGCAAGCCGTGA